AGGGGCAATTTGAGAGTGCTCAGCTTCACATAGAGAGCTTGCAAGAGAACAAGAATACCTTAGAGCAGCGAGTACGGGCCTTAACCTCAGAATTGACGGTTACAAAAGCTTCTTCACACCAAGCAGAGAAAGGCAAAGAGCGTCTCGAGTCCTCCTTTTCAGAGCAGCTATCTAAAgctagtgaagagatcagagagtTAAAGGCTCTTTTAAATCAAAAGGAAGTTTACTTTGGGGAGCGTGTGCAGAATTTGACTTAAGCCCAAGAAGACCTCAGAATATCTGTTGATAAGGTGCGTGCTTTAGAATGCTCCcacgcctctcttcaagcttcccacagctctgccttggctgaaaatgaagagctaaaaaaTAAGATCACtgcttgggaaaaggattatgagatccttgaagaaaaatctgctgttgaggcaagttgggcttttttgaattcccgtcgtgataccctacttgaagctagccaagaaaacttcaacctggagttaGAGTTGGCTAAAATCAACTAAACTATTGAAAAGGCTCAACAgactcaggacttcccttctcctGTGGATGAAGTTCCCGTGGCTGAAGCTTTTatgaatgttgaagctgatacgggtGTCATGACTATTTCAAACCCAATCGAGCCCGTTGCTGCAAGTCAAGTTGAAGCCGCGCCTGCTGATGCACCAGCCCAAATTGAGCCTGCTGCTATCGATGTTCCTGCCTCAAtaccacaaacttctcagtgactagttttaatcattcaaatgattttatttttgttttgactTTGGAAGATAGTAATCAAACCCTTAActtcatttgagggttgattttagGAACGtcagtccccaagtcttttaatGGGGTAATCTAAACAATTTCGTAGTTTGATGACTAAGTTGGAACTTAGTCTTAGATGtttttttacatattaagaagttttttatcttaaacttctgcttgctttattctcgcctttatttttaaggacttacagaataatttgcatttttgttttctgaaaaatgcttctgttaacctcatgattaatttaaacatgagttttataaaagagggcccttttatattccaatacttaatgaagaagacgtctcaacttcataatggtattATCATACGACAAGAGAAacaggaatacacatgtttttctaaaataacttggacaagtttttatttttgaaccttgtctagttccgaataaaactttacatgtatttgaattacatccaTAACTTTCTCataactatttttcttgtaacagatttataaaacaataaataatagacacggggtttttccttataacccatTTTAGTACAAAGCCTTTATCCctagtgaggtttttctttggccttagctcgtggctttaTGACTTTTACTCTACACTTGACTGGCTTTAGCTCGTGGCTttatgacttttactctgcacttgacttgactctttcaggcttgatttttccttaatcttctttgccttctttatacatatgtccgtgtatattatgtagtcccccaagtgtttgagtgttgaagtatgaagcctcgagcacttgatagtttctcaCATTTGGTCCTTtctctgaaaaggaaaaacatacgagactcggagggacgattatagatgaagactgcataaCCCATTtgtatttctatcagaataattgtaaccctaggccaggaattttaggttactccatgtgccttgcaggtcgtgactcatcatttagtacgggttagcgtTTTGCCtaacatctaaaatcgttagtaaaatcttaacaattcaaaaatgaggtttaaaatggttatacctgaccgtggattttctttagaaatagtatctctttaaatgaacagcattccaatgcgaaggtagtatcttgccatccattgtctccagttcatatgctccttttcctgcaacATCATGCATtttgtagggtccttcccatgttggacttaatttccctgtgttagctacctttgtaggctgaaaaacctttttaagcacgaagtccccaattttgaagaatttgaggcgtgcttttctattgtagtatcaTTTTATGACTTGCttctgtgctgccattcttattaaagcATCTTCTCTCTGCCCCTCGAGTAAATCTagattgacccgcatctcctcaTCATTAGACTCTTGTGTCGCTTGTGTGAAccgtgtacttggttcccctatatcaactggaattaaagcctcagctccataaaccaatgaaaacggtGTTTcacctgtacttgtttttgcagttgtgcgataagcccataaaactccaggtaatACTTCAGGCCAgtttccttttgattcctctagcCGTTTCtttaagttgttgataatgactttgttcgttgattctgcctacccattacccaccggatggtagggtgttgacgtaatccttttaatttgccagctttgaaaaaattctgtgatctgagctccaataaactgaggatcattatcacatacgatctcctttggtacgccgaatcgatatgatattccgccaaataaagtctctgacttccctttctcgcacctgtttgaatgcacctgcctctacccatttagtaaaataatcagggagaacaagcaaaaattttacctgtccttttgcttgcggtaatagtcctacgatatccattccccatttcataaatggccacggcGAAATGACTGGATGTAATAattccgcaggtctatgcatattgttaccgtacctctggcatttatcacatttggctaCGAAACTTTCTGCCttctcttccattttaggccagtaataacctgccctaattaaggttcttactagTGATCTTTCACCCGTGTGATTCCCGCAATGACCTttgtgtatttctctcattacatactctgtttgtgaaggtccaaggcatcttgctaagggtccaccaaacattttacgatatagattgccttattttaagcagtaccgagcggTCTGCCTTCGAAGCGCATAGGCCTTTTTCTTGTCATCAAAgacggttccatactgcaaaaaagcaacaatttcgttcctccaatcccaggttaagttgTTAAAATTTACCTGATTCGCATCAGGATCAAGAACTGAATGTATCACTGAGGCATTTGCATCGTTTGCCACGTCagccgcagatgcgagattagctagggcgtctgctTCAAGATTTTCGTCCCTGGGTATTTGTCTAATCTTCCAATCTTGAAATTGTTTTACCAATTCCCGTACATTTTCTAAATACTgatgcatccttgcttccctggctgtataagtccccaatatttgattaactacgagttgtgaatcactcttgattataatctaatttatgccaagttcccgtgccagttctaaacctgcaatcatagcctcatattctgtcttattgttagttatggaatgacatttaatagcttgccgaatggtttcacccataggtggtaccaatactatccccaaacctgctcctctcgcgttagatgagccatcagtgaataaagtccaagttcctgggttggctccattgaacacctgtaattctttttctgcttctaactgtattccctgactaaaatcagccacaaaatcagctaatacttgcgattttatagcagttctaggttggtatgcaatttcgtattcacttaactctattgcccacttagctaacctacctgataactcatgcttatgtagtatgttacgtaaagggtaggtagttaccacaacgataggatgacattgaaagtaaggtcttaacttccTAGATGTCataattaatgcaagtgcaagtttttctaactgaggatacctcgtttctgcatctaacaaagatttacttacgtaatagataggtgattgtttaccttgctcttctcggaccAGAACAACACTTACCGCCACCTCCGAAACAACAAGGTATAGGAGTAgcttttccccagcctttggttttgccaacagaGGCgaatttgataagtacgttttcaaattcctaagtgcttgttgacattcctcattccattcaaaatgatccttcTTTTTAAGAgttgagaagaatttaaaacacttctctgatgatttagagatgaatcttcccaaggccgcaattctccctgttaatctttgaacttctttcttgtttgaaagtatgtcagggatttcttcaatggctttaaACTGTGCATGATTTACTTCAATTccatggttagaaacaagaaaacccaaaaacttgcctgatgcaacgccaaatgcacatttttcgggatttaacttcatattatatttacgcagaattgaaaatgtgtcagacaagtgtgatatgtgattttttgagtgctgagttttaacaagcatatcatctatatatacctccattgtctttcctaaatattcctgaaacattttggtaactaacctctggtacgttgcacctgcattctttagaccaaagggcattactttataacaataagtccccctgtctgttatgaatgaagttttttcttcatctgccggatccattttaatctgattatatcttgaatatgcatctaaaaaacttaacaattcatgACCTgtagttgcatcaatcaattgatttATGTGTGGTAGtgaaaaagaatctttagggcaggctttgttaagatctgtataatctacacaaacccaccacttaccatttttctttggaaccacaacagtattagctaaccagttaggatactttacctctcgaatggaaccaatttttagcaatttttggacttcttcttgaaagttccctgctttcttttcttttgcttcacatGAGGATATgacggatcttcatttagtttatgagtcatcacctccggtggtattcctgttatgtcagagtgggaccaagcgaagcagtccatgttagttttcaaaaattcgattaacttacctttcattccttGGTCAAGATTAGCCCCGACATCGACTTTTTTATCAGGACACTGAGCAAACAACACGATAGGTTCTAATTCctctatcgttgttttgatatcttcattctcttctggttcttgaatggtatcagaccttgagtctacatctgttcgcacttgttcagttgaggtctgtgttgtggtgtcctcaactgccttctATGATTGTTATTTGCCTTCACTTCTCGTGCTTGTATTTGCAACGGAGTTAATAGccctggatgtatgttgatctccGCGAATTTGACAAATTTCCCATGGCGATgggaatttgataacttgatgcaaggttgaaggaacaacatccatttcatggatcaATGGTCTCCCtagaatcatgttgtaagccatctccatgtctactacctggaactttgtatctttgatgaCCCCTTCAGCAAAAGTGGTGAGTGTTACTTCTCCTTTTGTGACGACATTGGAATTAtcgaatccagatagagtatgcgcctttggtattactccatcttcagcttgcatcgcacgtagcactcttagcaaaataatgttcacggaactacctggatcaattaaaactcatttcacattagtatcatgcacaattaaagatattaccagtgcatcgttatgagggattaatacgccatctgtatctgcatcattgaatgtaatattgCCTTCTTCTAGAACATtccgcacccgtttcccttgggtaatagttattttggaagttttgttagccgcagtatatgacacaccattaatgtcttcacccccacttataacgttaacagttcttttgggagaaggtggcttTGGAGGCTCCTACCTGTTCTTCATataagcttgcttgcctttctcgctgaacaactctgtaagatatccttgttttaataaatgatcaacttcactttgtaaaaatctgcaatctgctgttttatgcCCATGATCACTGtggaactcgcaccaatggtcagggttgcgcctgtttggattcgatctcatttcctttggccatcgaaccttatctcccatgcttttcaaaacagctacgagctcggaggtgctggcattgaagttgtaacctccgaatctcgcttttaaatttctatcatcatcccgtgactcatagttgtttcgctcgttcctaaatcttgatgaagaacctgattctctgtttcttgatctgtgatcatGCCTTTGATTATCTTGTTTTGACCATGAGTCTTTCCTCGCAGGTCCCATATAaggctcgtacctgtttttaccggatcttttttcgTTCTTTGCACGTCTTGAACGtatactttcttctttttgagatcggggaacagtatcttcctcaatcctca
The Nicotiana sylvestris chromosome 11, ASM39365v2, whole genome shotgun sequence DNA segment above includes these coding regions:
- the LOC138881633 gene encoding uncharacterized protein; protein product: MKLNPEKCAFGVASGKFLGFLVSNHGIEVNHAQFKAIEEIPDILSNKKEVQRLTGRIAALGRFISKSSEKCFKFFSTLKKKDHFEWNEECQQALRNLKTYLSNSPLLAKPKAGEKLLLYLVVSEVAVSVVLVREEQAREARMHQYLENVRELVKQFQDWKIRQIPRDENLEADALANLASAADVANDANASVIHSVLDPDANQAESTNKVIINNLKKRLEESKGNWPEVLPGVLWAYRTTAKTSTGETPFSLVYGAEALIPVDIGEPSTRFTQATQESNDEEMRVNLDLLEGQREDALIRMAAQKQVIK